In a genomic window of Procambarus clarkii isolate CNS0578487 chromosome 10, FALCON_Pclarkii_2.0, whole genome shotgun sequence:
- the LOC138363330 gene encoding uncharacterized protein DKFZp434B061-like, translating into MRSKARDAPLRSKARDDPLRSKERDDPLCSKARDAPLRSKERDDPLRSKARDAPLRSKEGDDPLRSKERDDPHAQQGTGRPPAQQGTGRPPAQQGTGRPPAQQGTGRPPAQQGTGRPPAQQGRGRPPCAARNGTTPLRSKEGDDPLRSKERDDPPAQQGTGRPPCAAKNGTLPCAARNGTTPLRSEERDAPLRSKERDDPPAQQGAGCPPAQQGTGCPPAQQGAGCPPAQQGTGRPPCAARNGTPPCAARNGTTPLRSKERDDPPCAARNGTPPCAARNGTPPCAARHGTTPLRSKERDDPLRSEERDAPLRSKAQGGGHWKTCQCLCLAFLS; encoded by the coding sequence ATGCGCAGCAAGGCACGGGACGCCCCCCTGCGCAGCAAGGCACGGGACGACCCTCTGCGCAGCAAGGAACGGGACGACCCTCTGTGCAGCAAGGCACGGGACGCCCCCCTGCGCAGCAAGGAACGGGACGACCCCCTGCGCAGCAAGGCACGGGACGCCCCCCTGCGCAGCAAGGAAGGGGACGACCCCCTGCGCAGCAAGGAGCGGGACGACCCCCATGCGCAGCAAGGCACGGGACGCCCCCCTGCGCAGCAAGGAACGGGACGACCCCCTGCGCAGCAAGGCACGGGACGCCCCCCTGCGCAGCAAGGAACGGGACGACCCCCTGCGCAGCAAGGCACGGGACGCCCCCCTGCGCAGCAAGGAAGGGGACGACCCCCCTGCGCAGCAAGGAACGGGACGACCCCCCTGCGCAGCAAGGAAGGGGACGACCCCCTGCGCAGCAAGGAACGGGACGACCCCCCTGCGCAGCAAGGAACGGGACGACCCCCCTGCGCAGCAAAGAACGGAACGCTCCCCTGCGCAGCAAGGAACGGGACGACCCCCCTGCGCAGCGAGGAACGGGACGCCCCTCTGCGCAGCAAGGAACGGGACGACCCCCCTGCGCAGCAAGGAGCGGGATGCCCCCCTGCGCAGCAAGGAACGGGATGCCCCCCTGCGCAGCAAGGAGCGGGATGCCCCCCTGCGCAGCAAGGAACGGGACGACCCCCCTGCGCAGCAAGGAACGGGACGCCCCCCTGCGCAGCAAGGAACGGGACGACCCCCCTGCGCAGCAAGGAACGGGACGACCCCCCCTGCGCAGCAAGGAACGGGACGCCCCCCTGCGCAGCGAGGAACGGGACGCCCCCCTGCGCAGCAAGGCACGGGACGACCCCCCTGCGCAGCAAGGAACGGGACGACCCCCTGCGCAGCGAGGAACGGGACGCCCCCCTGCGCAGCAAGGCGCAGGGGGGCGGACACTGGAAGACCTGCCAGTGTCTCTGTCTTGCGTTCCTGTCTTGA